The Muricauda sp. SCSIO 65647 genome includes a region encoding these proteins:
- a CDS encoding alpha-isopropylmalate synthase regulatory domain-containing protein yields the protein MKRCVEIMDTTLRDGEQTSGVSFTASEKLTLAKLLLEELKVDRIEVASARVSDGEFEAVKNIMEWAAEEGRIDQVEVLTFVDGGASIEWMKKAGAKVQNLLTKGSLNHLTHQLKKTPEQHFSGIAEVIALGQEAGIATNVYLEDWSNGMRNSQEYVFQFLDFLTEQPVKRILLPDTLGVLTPSETFTYIEKIIKRYPSTHFDFHGHNDYDLSVSNVMEALKAGAYGLHLTVNGMGERAGNAPLASTIAVINDFLPEIETKVVESSLYKVSKLVSTFTGFGIPANKPIVGDNVFTQTAGIHADGDNKHNLYFNSLMPERFGRKRKYALGKTSGKANILKNLQELGLTLNDEEVKKVTERIIELGDKKEKVTKEDLPYIISDVLDSSAYKQKVFIQSYVLTHSKGLMPSTTLSIDVEGKVYEEHAQGDGQFDAFMNALHKVYTKLDVALPKLIDYAVRIPPGSSSDALCETMITWKTPKHDFVTTGLDSDQTVSAIKATEKMLNLI from the coding sequence ATGAAGAGATGTGTTGAAATAATGGATACTACCCTCAGAGATGGGGAACAGACCTCTGGCGTTTCCTTTACGGCATCTGAAAAATTGACCTTGGCAAAACTATTGCTCGAAGAACTGAAGGTAGACCGTATAGAGGTAGCCTCGGCACGGGTGTCCGATGGAGAGTTCGAAGCGGTTAAGAACATAATGGAATGGGCGGCGGAAGAAGGCCGTATCGATCAAGTCGAGGTATTGACATTTGTCGATGGTGGCGCTTCCATTGAATGGATGAAAAAGGCCGGGGCAAAAGTGCAGAATTTATTGACCAAGGGATCATTGAACCACTTGACCCATCAGCTCAAAAAAACACCGGAACAGCATTTCAGTGGTATTGCAGAGGTAATTGCTTTAGGGCAAGAAGCAGGCATTGCGACCAATGTGTATTTAGAAGATTGGAGCAATGGCATGCGCAATTCACAAGAGTACGTCTTTCAGTTTCTCGATTTTTTGACCGAACAGCCCGTCAAGAGAATTTTATTGCCCGACACACTCGGGGTATTGACCCCATCAGAAACCTTTACATATATCGAGAAGATCATAAAACGATATCCAAGCACCCACTTTGATTTTCACGGGCACAATGACTATGATCTGAGCGTATCGAACGTTATGGAGGCCTTAAAGGCGGGGGCTTATGGATTGCACCTTACCGTGAACGGCATGGGCGAGCGGGCCGGTAATGCCCCTTTGGCAAGTACCATTGCCGTTATCAATGATTTTTTACCTGAGATCGAGACCAAGGTGGTAGAATCTTCTTTATATAAAGTAAGCAAACTGGTTTCTACATTTACCGGTTTCGGCATACCTGCCAACAAACCCATTGTAGGTGATAACGTTTTTACACAAACTGCTGGTATTCATGCAGATGGTGACAATAAACATAATCTTTACTTTAATAGTCTAATGCCTGAGCGTTTTGGCAGAAAGCGCAAATACGCCTTGGGCAAAACGTCAGGTAAGGCCAATATCTTAAAAAACCTTCAAGAATTGGGATTGACCCTCAATGATGAGGAGGTCAAAAAAGTGACCGAGCGTATCATAGAACTCGGCGACAAAAAAGAAAAAGTCACCAAAGAAGATCTTCCCTATATTATTTCCGATGTATTGGACAGTAGTGCTTATAAACAAAAGGTCTTCATTCAATCGTATGTGCTTACACATTCAAAGGGACTGATGCCCTCCACTACCCTGTCGATTGACGTTGAGGGAAAGGTGTATGAAGAACATGCACAGGGCGATGGCCAATTTGATGCCTTCATGAATGCACTGCACAAAGTATATACAAAGCTTGACGTGGCGCTTCCCAAACTCATCGATTATGCCGTTCGTATTCCTCCCGGAAGCAGCTCCGATGCCCTATGTGAAACCATGATCACCTGGAAAACCCCCAAACATGATTTTGTCACCACGGGACTGGACTCTGACCAAACCGTATCGGCCATAAAGGCCACTGAAAAGATGTTGAATTTAATTTAG
- the leuB gene encoding 3-isopropylmalate dehydrogenase, with translation MKLTIALLAGDGIGPEVIDQAVKVSDAVAKKFNHEIEWQSALTGAAAIDAVGEPYPDETHEVCANADAVLFGAIGHPKFDNDPSAKVRPEQGLLKMRQKLGLFANVRPTFTFPSLIDKSPLKRERIEGTDLVFFRELTGGIYFGKRGREDNGDTAYDTCTYTRAEVQRIAKKGFEAAMKRSKRLCCVDKANVLESSRLWRETVQQMEKDYPEVEVSYEFVDAVAMRLVQWPKEYDVLITENMFGDILTDEASVISGSMGLMPSASVGSKVSLYEPIHGSYPQAAGKDIANPLATVLSAAMMFDDLGLAQEAQTIRDVVNKSLAEGMVTEDLADGGKAYKTSEVGDWLAKNI, from the coding sequence ATGAAACTTACAATAGCCCTATTGGCCGGTGATGGTATCGGTCCAGAAGTAATCGACCAAGCCGTGAAGGTATCAGATGCCGTAGCAAAGAAATTCAACCATGAAATCGAGTGGCAATCCGCTTTGACGGGTGCTGCGGCCATCGATGCGGTTGGTGAGCCCTACCCCGATGAGACCCATGAGGTTTGTGCAAATGCAGATGCCGTATTGTTCGGGGCCATCGGGCACCCCAAGTTCGACAATGACCCATCGGCAAAGGTACGCCCTGAGCAGGGACTCCTGAAAATGCGGCAAAAACTGGGACTGTTCGCCAATGTGCGTCCGACCTTTACCTTTCCATCATTGATCGATAAATCGCCTTTGAAACGCGAACGCATCGAGGGTACCGACTTGGTCTTCTTTCGTGAGCTGACAGGGGGTATCTACTTCGGAAAGCGGGGCCGCGAAGATAATGGCGATACCGCCTATGATACCTGTACCTATACCCGTGCCGAAGTACAACGCATCGCCAAAAAAGGGTTTGAGGCTGCCATGAAGCGTTCAAAACGCTTGTGCTGCGTTGATAAGGCCAATGTTCTTGAATCATCACGACTGTGGCGTGAGACCGTTCAACAAATGGAAAAGGACTATCCAGAAGTGGAGGTCTCCTATGAGTTTGTCGATGCCGTGGCCATGCGATTGGTACAATGGCCCAAAGAATATGACGTACTGATCACTGAAAACATGTTTGGCGACATTTTGACCGATGAAGCTTCGGTCATTTCGGGTTCTATGGGCCTTATGCCCTCGGCCTCGGTGGGCAGCAAGGTATCGCTGTACGAACCAATTCACGGATCGTATCCACAGGCGGCGGGTAAAGATATCGCCAACCCCTTGGCGACCGTGCTTTCAGCTGCCATGATGTTCGATGATCTTGGGCTGGCCCAAGAAGCGCAGACCATTCGTGATGTAGTGAACAAATCATTGGCCGAAGGTATGGTGACCGAAGATCTAGCCGATGGTGGCAAAGCCTATAAAACCTCTGAAGTGGGCGATTGGCTTGCCAAGAATATTTAG
- a CDS encoding EthD family reductase has translation MKTKITLLLFGAAILLMGFQQTRSADTPKIENGMVKVTILYPNGEGKTFDMDYYSTKHMPMAASLFGDAMKAMAIDKGIAGRTPDEPIPYLAIGYFYFDTLADYQNAFGPNAEKIVGDIPNYTNIQPVVQISEVIQ, from the coding sequence ATGAAAACAAAAATCACTCTCTTGCTCTTCGGCGCCGCTATATTGCTCATGGGCTTTCAACAGACCCGGTCAGCCGATACCCCAAAAATTGAAAACGGAATGGTCAAAGTGACGATTCTATATCCGAACGGTGAAGGCAAAACCTTTGACATGGACTACTACTCCACCAAACACATGCCCATGGCAGCAAGTCTGTTCGGTGATGCCATGAAGGCCATGGCAATCGACAAGGGAATAGCCGGTAGAACACCCGATGAGCCCATTCCGTACCTGGCCATCGGCTATTTTTACTTTGACACGCTTGCAGACTATCAAAATGCTTTCGGGCCAAATGCGGAAAAAATCGTAGGTGACATTCCGAACTACACCAATATTCAACCGGTCGTTCAAATTAGTGAAGTAATTCAATAA
- a CDS encoding alpha/beta hydrolase family protein, with product MRKLRPLILTFVLILIGTVISAQEIIADLSYFPKKEFNDRIVESNTADNGNTFEKIVIDGFDSKIPFYSIKPKDRKEDKYVILLHGLTGSKDNWVNPITSLSEKYVELKDSLLTLGYSVLIPDAKYHGERTYQGNFASPLTFFSSQDVQKIYNLYTSSVKDIRIIMDYIERKSTSKTQTFDVIGYSMGGQMTILLNSIDDRLNRVVICVAPLDFKTGVRLGMSEENTKKIDYMSPKNCATLQKSPVTLLMGTKDGWYTKEEAQDFFDKITIKDKSLKFYESGHYLPDEFISDTIENINKK from the coding sequence ATGAGAAAACTTAGACCATTAATATTGACTTTTGTCCTAATTCTCATTGGCACTGTTATTTCAGCCCAAGAAATAATAGCTGATTTGAGTTATTTTCCAAAAAAAGAATTCAATGATAGAATTGTTGAAAGTAATACCGCTGATAATGGTAATACATTTGAAAAAATAGTTATAGATGGGTTCGATTCCAAAATTCCTTTTTATAGCATAAAACCTAAAGATAGAAAGGAAGATAAATATGTTATACTTCTTCACGGTTTAACTGGGAGCAAAGACAATTGGGTTAATCCTATAACCAGTCTATCAGAAAAATACGTAGAACTCAAAGATTCATTATTAACATTAGGCTATTCTGTACTAATCCCTGATGCTAAATATCACGGAGAAAGAACCTATCAAGGAAATTTTGCTTCGCCTCTAACATTTTTTTCATCACAAGATGTTCAAAAAATATATAACCTATATACGTCTTCTGTCAAAGATATCCGAATCATAATGGACTATATAGAACGTAAATCAACCTCAAAAACACAAACTTTTGATGTTATAGGCTATAGTATGGGCGGACAGATGACAATTCTTTTAAATTCCATTGATGATAGACTAAATCGTGTAGTCATTTGCGTAGCACCATTAGATTTTAAAACAGGTGTGCGACTTGGAATGAGCGAAGAAAACACTAAAAAGATTGATTATATGTCACCAAAAAATTGTGCGACACTGCAAAAGTCGCCTGTTACCTTACTAATGGGAACAAAAGATGGCTGGTATACCAAAGAAGAAGCCCAAGATTTTTTTGATAAAATAACAATAAAAGATAAATCATTGAAATTCTATGAATCTGGACATTACTTGCCCGATGAATTTATTTCAGATACAATTGAAAATATAAATAAGAAATAA
- a CDS encoding DUF4197 domain-containing protein, whose amino-acid sequence MKKLRNATTLVSLFFFLGCAELQQVVNNLPTGEPVSQNDIILGLKQALEFGVGEGVDLLSKEDGYFKDQAVKILLPEELKKVDEALRKIGLSSLADEGLKVLNRAAEDAVSEAKPIFINTIKGFTFEDAKQLLVSENDLAATQYLQQKTTSQLQTAFSPKIKASLGNVGADKIWKDIINRYNTIPLIKPVNPNLTEYVTEEAIKGLFVKVGDKETEIRNSVSARTTALLQKVFALQ is encoded by the coding sequence ATGAAAAAGTTGCGCAATGCTACGACACTGGTTTCACTGTTTTTCTTTCTCGGTTGTGCCGAATTACAGCAAGTGGTCAACAATCTGCCGACCGGCGAACCGGTTTCGCAAAACGACATTATCCTCGGACTCAAACAGGCCTTGGAGTTTGGTGTAGGCGAGGGGGTTGACCTTTTGAGCAAAGAAGATGGCTATTTTAAAGATCAAGCAGTAAAGATCTTATTGCCCGAAGAGCTTAAAAAAGTAGATGAGGCACTGCGAAAAATTGGCCTGTCTTCATTGGCCGATGAAGGATTAAAGGTTTTGAACAGGGCGGCAGAAGACGCCGTTAGCGAAGCCAAACCTATCTTTATCAATACAATAAAGGGCTTTACATTTGAAGATGCCAAACAACTATTGGTCTCAGAGAACGATTTGGCAGCCACACAATACTTACAACAAAAGACGACCTCACAACTACAAACTGCCTTTTCACCCAAGATCAAGGCTTCTTTGGGCAATGTGGGTGCCGACAAAATTTGGAAAGATATCATCAATAGATACAACACCATTCCCCTGATAAAGCCCGTAAACCCGAATCTCACCGAATACGTGACCGAAGAGGCCATCAAGGGACTTTTTGTGAAAGTGGGGGATAAGGAGACGGAAATTAGAAATTCAGTGAGTGCACGCACCACGGCCTTGTTGCAGAAAGTCTTTGCATTGCAATAA
- a CDS encoding DUF2492 family protein, which yields MNNSIHIHEVIFLIEKNNEQWTPSELIEAIGTTWGEDVHFGSCSGNAFPKENALDFLVNRQKVVLSKEGKVALHPSIQICEGHKGFNK from the coding sequence ATGAATAATAGTATACATATACATGAAGTTATTTTTTTGATCGAGAAAAATAATGAACAATGGACACCCAGTGAACTAATAGAAGCTATCGGTACTACTTGGGGCGAAGATGTTCACTTTGGTTCATGCTCTGGAAATGCCTTTCCCAAAGAAAATGCACTCGACTTTCTAGTCAATCGCCAAAAAGTAGTCCTATCTAAAGAAGGAAAAGTAGCACTTCATCCTTCCATACAAATATGTGAGGGACACAAGGGATTCAACAAATGA
- a CDS encoding class I SAM-dependent methyltransferase, with the protein MDINEIIKKVTKPNLYEKGTSFMWTDPYISKQLLQVHLNPDIDIGSRKKSTIEKTAQWILESHDSSGELKILDLGCGPGLYAEIFAKSGHEVAGIDISKSSIDYAIRSAKEKGLNIAYKNGSYLDIDLGKEQYDVIVLIYTDFGVLVPTEREQLLENIFFALKKGGIFIFDVLKDTDLNEKLSPRTWEVCEVGFWRETPYLALSESFLYEKEKVIMFQHTIIENSGNLNNYRFWTHFFSQKDISTMLKQQNFRNIEFRADILPESDLWNGDNVLFTKCEK; encoded by the coding sequence ATGGATATAAACGAAATAATTAAAAAAGTAACAAAACCAAACCTTTACGAAAAAGGAACTTCGTTTATGTGGACCGACCCATATATCTCAAAGCAGTTACTTCAAGTGCACCTAAATCCAGATATTGACATCGGTAGTCGCAAGAAATCCACAATTGAAAAAACAGCCCAGTGGATTTTAGAGAGCCATGATTCAAGCGGAGAACTGAAGATTTTGGACTTGGGTTGTGGTCCGGGTTTGTATGCTGAGATTTTTGCGAAAAGCGGACATGAAGTAGCGGGTATAGACATTTCTAAAAGTTCAATAGATTATGCGATTAGATCCGCAAAAGAAAAAGGATTAAACATTGCGTATAAAAATGGAAGTTATTTGGATATTGATCTAGGAAAAGAACAATATGATGTAATAGTTCTCATTTATACTGATTTTGGCGTATTGGTACCAACAGAAAGGGAACAGCTCTTAGAAAATATTTTCTTTGCTTTAAAGAAAGGGGGCATTTTCATTTTCGACGTTTTAAAAGACACGGATTTGAACGAAAAACTATCCCCCAGAACTTGGGAAGTATGTGAGGTGGGGTTTTGGCGAGAAACACCATATTTGGCATTGTCGGAATCATTCCTGTACGAAAAGGAAAAAGTAATTATGTTTCAGCATACAATTATTGAAAACAGCGGAAATCTTAATAACTACCGTTTTTGGACGCATTTCTTCTCCCAAAAAGATATATCCACAATGCTGAAACAGCAGAATTTTAGAAACATTGAATTTCGAGCAGATATTTTGCCTGAAAGTGATCTATGGAATGGAGACAATGTACTATTTACAAAATGTGAAAAATGA
- a CDS encoding M1 family aminopeptidase has protein sequence MDVEYNVQSKLKETTPVLEVEFNYSSDKDGLVRLRYENESWGDSNIFDCIKSFQVVPKAKRIEFFRDSSQIIIETDPNIINVIRYQISQDYEGLPLNEKRYRPMIDSRFFHILGMRLFMVPERVFAADSTRANIKINYQAEGANSLYHSSFGKDNVQNISVDREDLYASFFIGGDFRRYSFPLEKDTVYFLTRGNWKPFTDHDIYQLLKETIKSQNEFWNDPRKGNFSVSLVPTYEEWYSVGGSGFSSSFISFASNNDKVSLKHMRWLYNHELLHKWIGRTILNENEVEQYWFSEGFTDYYSYKLQLKANQLNVAEYVEILNSEVIIPHYQDPVKNTPNSKLTLQEYWGNYAKYQKLPYRRGLLYAFLIDNQIKKESNYTKSLDDLMHELLALSLKDRTTRINQSLFLRTLSKYLNHSSVALQFEKYIVNGELINFQDQVPNGLSIDYTDDIPVFKIDATSKKELERKLSL, from the coding sequence GTGGATGTTGAATACAATGTTCAATCAAAACTGAAAGAAACCACTCCTGTTTTGGAAGTGGAATTCAATTATTCGAGCGATAAAGATGGTTTGGTAAGATTGCGCTATGAAAATGAATCATGGGGAGATAGCAATATTTTTGATTGTATCAAGAGCTTTCAGGTTGTTCCAAAAGCCAAAAGAATTGAATTTTTTAGGGATAGCAGTCAAATAATTATTGAAACCGACCCAAATATTATCAATGTTATTCGCTATCAAATCAGTCAAGATTATGAGGGTTTGCCCTTAAATGAGAAAAGGTACAGACCGATGATCGACTCGCGTTTCTTTCACATTTTGGGCATGAGATTGTTTATGGTTCCAGAGCGTGTTTTTGCTGCAGATTCTACCCGTGCGAATATCAAAATTAATTATCAGGCAGAAGGAGCCAATAGTCTATACCACAGTAGTTTTGGAAAAGACAACGTTCAAAATATAAGTGTAGACAGAGAAGATTTGTATGCTTCTTTCTTTATAGGAGGAGATTTTAGAAGGTATTCTTTTCCGCTAGAAAAAGACACCGTATATTTTTTGACCAGAGGCAATTGGAAACCATTTACGGATCACGATATATATCAGTTATTAAAGGAAACCATCAAGTCTCAAAATGAATTTTGGAACGATCCAAGAAAGGGCAATTTTTCGGTTTCACTTGTACCTACATATGAAGAATGGTATTCAGTCGGGGGTAGTGGCTTTTCATCATCTTTCATTTCTTTTGCTTCCAACAATGACAAAGTTTCCCTAAAACACATGAGGTGGTTGTATAACCATGAATTGTTGCACAAATGGATCGGAAGAACCATTCTTAATGAAAATGAAGTAGAGCAATATTGGTTTAGTGAAGGCTTTACCGACTACTATTCATATAAGTTACAGCTAAAAGCCAACCAATTGAATGTGGCTGAGTATGTAGAAATTTTGAATAGTGAAGTTATTATTCCCCATTACCAAGACCCTGTTAAAAACACCCCCAATTCCAAGTTAACACTTCAGGAATATTGGGGCAATTATGCAAAATACCAAAAGCTCCCATACAGAAGAGGTCTTTTATATGCTTTTCTTATCGACAATCAGATAAAAAAAGAATCTAACTACACAAAGAGCCTCGATGATTTAATGCATGAATTATTAGCCTTGTCGTTAAAAGATAGAACAACGAGAATAAATCAGTCGCTATTTTTGAGGACACTATCTAAATACCTGAACCACTCAAGTGTTGCGTTGCAATTTGAAAAATACATTGTTAACGGAGAGCTGATCAATTTTCAAGATCAAGTGCCAAATGGGCTCTCGATTGATTATACAGACGATATCCCGGTTTTCAAAATAGACGCTACCAGTAAAAAAGAGCTTGAAAGGAAACTTAGTTTGTAA
- the glgP gene encoding alpha-glucan family phosphorylase, giving the protein MSHEYSTWKHPYNPSKKYNKRVAYFSMEFAIDQALKIYSGGLGFLAGSHMRSAFELKQNMIGVGMLWKYGYYDQSRNQDQTLKPEFVEKTHNFLEDTGIQVKVKIHDNPDVNVRAYVLKPEVFGTVPLYLLSTDVEGNDHLSRTITNYLYDANEATRISQSIVLGVGGAKVVEALGGADIYHLNEGHALPAFYYLKDNGVKTEQLVFTTHTPEKAGNAERDINYLNQFGFFGKTLAEEELNEEMVAGGMLSYTVSALKMAKKTNAVSKLHGKVSKEMWKPYANNGAIIPITNAQNLGYWQDPELKKAWKNKKENAFSKRKLVLKKELFETVLDQTGKIFDPNVLTIVWARRFAGYKRADMLLYDYGRFEKLVNNTKYPVQIIWAGKPYPMDWYAIDIFNKLVHTTKYSKNLAVLTGYEMELSRKLKQGSDVWLNTPRITREASGTSGMSAAFNGSLNVSTDDGWIPEFRKNGKNSFVLPALDHTLPVEEQDREDCANLYDILEKKVIPTYYDRPEKWQQMIFKALDDVVPEFTSERMAKQYYEELY; this is encoded by the coding sequence ATGTCCCACGAATACTCCACTTGGAAACATCCATATAATCCATCAAAAAAGTACAATAAACGAGTGGCCTATTTCAGTATGGAGTTTGCCATAGATCAAGCTTTGAAGATTTACTCGGGCGGACTTGGATTTTTGGCAGGATCCCATATGCGATCGGCTTTTGAGTTGAAACAGAATATGATCGGGGTCGGTATGTTGTGGAAATATGGTTATTATGACCAATCACGCAACCAAGACCAGACCTTGAAACCCGAATTTGTAGAAAAAACCCATAATTTTCTTGAGGATACCGGAATTCAGGTGAAAGTCAAGATACACGACAACCCTGATGTAAATGTCAGGGCCTATGTGCTCAAACCCGAGGTTTTTGGTACGGTGCCCCTTTATTTGTTGTCGACCGACGTAGAGGGCAACGACCATCTTTCAAGAACCATTACGAACTATCTCTACGATGCCAATGAGGCCACCCGTATATCGCAGAGCATTGTTTTGGGAGTTGGTGGCGCAAAAGTGGTCGAGGCCCTGGGTGGTGCGGATATTTACCACCTGAACGAGGGCCATGCCCTTCCCGCTTTTTACTACCTGAAAGATAATGGAGTGAAAACCGAACAACTTGTCTTTACTACCCATACCCCAGAAAAGGCCGGCAATGCAGAGCGTGATATCAATTATTTGAACCAATTCGGATTTTTTGGTAAAACATTGGCCGAAGAGGAATTGAATGAGGAAATGGTAGCCGGAGGGATGCTCAGCTATACCGTGAGTGCCCTAAAAATGGCAAAAAAGACCAATGCGGTCTCAAAACTGCACGGTAAGGTTTCCAAAGAAATGTGGAAGCCCTATGCGAACAATGGTGCCATTATTCCCATTACGAATGCCCAGAACCTAGGGTATTGGCAAGACCCTGAATTGAAAAAGGCCTGGAAAAACAAAAAGGAAAACGCTTTCTCAAAGCGAAAGCTTGTGCTCAAAAAAGAACTGTTTGAAACGGTATTGGACCAAACGGGAAAAATATTCGACCCGAACGTACTGACCATTGTCTGGGCCCGTAGGTTTGCCGGTTACAAGAGGGCCGATATGCTGCTTTACGACTATGGGCGGTTCGAAAAATTGGTGAACAATACCAAGTACCCCGTGCAGATCATTTGGGCGGGCAAGCCTTACCCGATGGACTGGTATGCCATCGATATTTTCAACAAGTTGGTACATACTACCAAATACTCAAAAAATCTGGCGGTATTGACCGGATATGAAATGGAGCTCTCAAGAAAATTGAAGCAAGGCTCAGACGTTTGGTTGAACACCCCTAGAATAACCCGTGAAGCATCGGGCACCAGTGGTATGTCTGCCGCTTTTAATGGGTCGTTGAACGTCTCTACCGATGATGGTTGGATTCCTGAATTTCGGAAGAATGGCAAGAACAGTTTTGTGTTGCCGGCCTTAGACCACACATTGCCCGTTGAAGAACAGGATAGGGAAGATTGCGCCAATCTTTACGATATTCTAGAGAAAAAAGTAATTCCCACGTATTATGACAGACCTGAAAAGTGGCAACAGATGATTTTTAAGGCTTTAGATGACGTGGTTCCTGAATTCACCAGCGAACGTATGGCCAAACAGTACTACGAAGAGCTTTATTGA
- a CDS encoding GNAT family N-acetyltransferase has translation MIVKNLSNTSFDELLNCFLLAFNDYFVPVPTEKSYYENRWKAAKVDFNCSYGMFDNEKLVGFIIHAIDKRNGTLVAFNTGTGVIPEYRGRRIVKAIYEHALRDFVKKGVEKSTLEVITKNDIAIRLYKGVGFETCKKYKCFKGKLKIDPSVQVEIREMDVKHIDWTSLPNQQLYSWDNQKESIVEGNYRFFHVLHDNQPESFFIIDPDQGYLPQFDLLSTEKNGWKRLFSGIKQVAATIKINNVDERLKEKLDNLRLVGLNNSIDQFEMEMTLTTGNDKLSD, from the coding sequence ATGATCGTAAAAAATTTATCGAATACATCATTTGACGAGTTGCTAAACTGTTTTTTGTTGGCCTTTAACGACTATTTCGTACCCGTGCCCACCGAAAAGAGCTATTACGAAAACCGGTGGAAAGCGGCCAAGGTCGATTTTAATTGCTCATACGGCATGTTCGACAACGAAAAATTGGTCGGTTTTATCATTCACGCCATAGATAAAAGAAATGGAACATTAGTGGCTTTTAATACAGGAACCGGCGTTATTCCAGAATACAGGGGAAGAAGAATAGTCAAGGCCATCTACGAACATGCCCTTAGGGATTTCGTGAAAAAAGGGGTTGAAAAAAGTACCTTGGAAGTGATCACCAAAAATGATATCGCCATTCGTTTGTACAAGGGTGTCGGTTTCGAAACATGCAAAAAGTACAAATGCTTCAAAGGAAAGCTAAAAATCGACCCGTCTGTTCAAGTTGAAATAAGGGAGATGGATGTAAAGCACATTGATTGGACAAGCTTGCCCAATCAGCAACTATATTCTTGGGACAACCAGAAAGAATCGATAGTGGAAGGAAACTACAGGTTTTTTCATGTACTACATGACAACCAACCGGAATCTTTTTTCATCATTGACCCCGACCAAGGCTATTTGCCGCAGTTCGATTTGTTGAGTACCGAAAAAAATGGATGGAAAAGACTTTTTTCGGGAATCAAACAGGTGGCCGCGACCATAAAAATTAACAATGTTGATGAACGACTGAAAGAAAAACTTGATAATTTAAGGCTTGTCGGACTGAACAATAGTATCGATCAATTCGAAATGGAAATGACGTTAACAACCGGCAACGATAAGCTATCGGATTAA
- a CDS encoding nuclear transport factor 2 family protein: MKRFSLLTISLIFLLTSNIKAQTRQDSLAIKQAALDYIEAQHNVRPDQFERSAHPRMVKRTFWKDKETNKEYLRETFTDAMVLLSETYNENGDGFPQNPKKEVVILDVFDKTASVKLIADEWIDYMHIVKLNGKWQIVNVLWQFNDSAQH, translated from the coding sequence ATGAAGCGATTTAGCCTATTGACGATATCTTTGATTTTTCTATTAACATCGAATATCAAGGCCCAAACCAGACAAGACTCTTTAGCTATAAAGCAAGCTGCGTTAGATTATATCGAAGCCCAGCATAATGTGCGACCCGACCAGTTTGAACGTTCAGCGCATCCAAGAATGGTCAAAAGAACGTTTTGGAAAGACAAAGAAACAAACAAGGAATATTTGAGGGAAACCTTTACCGACGCCATGGTTCTGTTATCAGAAACTTATAATGAAAATGGTGATGGGTTTCCCCAAAACCCAAAAAAGGAAGTCGTTATTCTCGACGTATTCGACAAAACGGCTTCAGTGAAACTAATAGCGGATGAATGGATCGATTATATGCACATTGTCAAACTGAACGGCAAATGGCAAATTGTGAATGTGCTTTGGCAGTTTAATGATTCCGCCCAACATTGA